A single region of the Undibacterium sp. 5I1 genome encodes:
- a CDS encoding IS5 family transposase, translated as MPNKHNDDRRHHIPKMSFKVQNWPEYEAGLRRRGSLTLWIEDAALDQWQSVGPNGQARYRDSAIETSLMLRSAFKMALRQTEGLMASVLTLMNLTITAPDHTTVSRRAVGLTVTKSPSAPKGPLHVLIDSTGLQVFGAGQWLEEKHGAKSRRSWRKLHLAVDVDAGMIVAQILTDQHTDDPSQVGPLLDQVDEQIDKVTADGAYDGAPTYQTIAQYGDDIAVVIPPRKTAVPGTQSRSPSQRNRHLDMINTEGRLAWQEATGYGQRALVETTMGRYKSIIGPRLRARRFEAQKTEAAVGVAVSNRMLAAGRPNSVRSQKVPA; from the coding sequence ATGCCCAACAAACACAACGACGATCGCCGTCATCATATACCTAAGATGTCGTTCAAGGTTCAGAATTGGCCGGAATATGAAGCAGGATTACGGCGGCGCGGTAGCCTGACGTTGTGGATTGAAGACGCAGCATTAGATCAGTGGCAAAGCGTAGGGCCAAATGGTCAGGCTCGCTATCGGGATAGCGCCATTGAGACGAGTCTGATGCTGCGCTCCGCCTTCAAAATGGCCCTGCGACAAACCGAAGGGTTAATGGCTTCCGTGCTGACACTGATGAACCTGACAATCACGGCACCGGATCACACCACGGTCAGCAGACGGGCGGTCGGACTGACGGTAACGAAGTCACCATCCGCACCAAAGGGGCCACTCCATGTGCTCATCGACAGCACAGGTTTGCAGGTCTTTGGGGCAGGACAATGGCTGGAAGAAAAACATGGCGCGAAGTCGCGCCGTAGCTGGCGCAAACTACATCTGGCCGTCGATGTCGATGCAGGCATGATTGTCGCGCAGATCCTCACCGATCAGCATACGGATGACCCATCTCAAGTGGGGCCACTACTGGATCAGGTCGACGAACAAATCGACAAAGTCACTGCCGATGGTGCCTATGATGGCGCGCCCACTTATCAAACGATCGCGCAATATGGTGACGATATTGCGGTGGTTATCCCACCCCGTAAAACCGCCGTTCCTGGTACTCAATCGCGTTCGCCAAGTCAGCGTAATCGCCATCTTGACATGATCAATACAGAGGGTCGGTTGGCTTGGCAAGAAGCCACTGGTTATGGACAGCGTGCTTTGGTCGAAACGACCATGGGACGCTATAAATCGATCATCGGTCCTCGACTGCGTGCGCGCAGATTCGAAGCGCAAAAAACCGAGGCCGCCGTCGGTGTTGCTGTGTCAAATCGCATGCTCGCTGCTGGACGCCCAAACTCCGTCCGTAGTCAGAAAGTTCCTGCATAA
- a CDS encoding Tn3 family transposase, whose translation MQFDPYCRKPELLEAVLHYQQKDGAIDKHAPVTFLSSEERAAVNGQNGKFRISLYKVLLYIAIADAIKSGALNLLHSEKYRSLDDYLIPKSDWDANRDAYLRRAQLEQFIDCRATLQTLNEALDAQYAETNAHFAAGENPLLALRTDGSFHVSTPKLDDVETLPLSTFFPERKYISLLEVLATVDQATGFLDELNHWQPKYQPAKPPKKVFFAGIIGYGCDIGHRKLAQISKKINENELDTAVNWYFSLANIHSANDRILQFVDRMELPNLYRQHPDMLHTSSDGQKFEVAVDSLNSNYSFKYLGKDKGVSVISFIDTRHLLWHSTVITSAEREAAYVIDGLMHNDVIRSDIHSTDTHGYSEVIFASMYLLNFVFAPRIKGIGRQQLYAFKNRKFYEEQGQAALLPHRAIRDELIEPQWDEVLRFIATIRLKVATASQLFKRLNSYSKQHPLYRALKEFGKLPKSHFILKYVDDPVLRQSIEKQLNKVEGSHKFAKAISFGHNHEFIQSEKEDQEIAEGCRRLIKNAIICWNYLFLTRALEEESDEKRKAELIEAIRNGSVVTWRHFNLHGEFDFSDDRMVDSIGLTGSKNRPPRRWCTSNSKSGDVTMRPQFY comes from the coding sequence GTGCAATTTGATCCGTATTGCCGCAAGCCGGAATTACTTGAGGCCGTGCTGCACTACCAGCAGAAAGACGGTGCCATCGACAAGCATGCACCGGTCACGTTTCTCTCCAGTGAAGAGCGCGCGGCGGTAAACGGACAGAACGGAAAGTTTCGTATTTCGCTTTACAAGGTGCTTCTCTATATTGCGATCGCCGATGCGATTAAGTCTGGCGCCTTGAACCTGCTCCACTCAGAAAAATACCGCTCGCTGGATGACTACCTGATCCCGAAATCAGATTGGGACGCAAACCGTGATGCGTATTTGCGGCGCGCGCAACTGGAGCAATTTATCGATTGTCGCGCCACGCTTCAAACGCTCAATGAAGCACTCGATGCGCAATACGCGGAAACCAATGCGCATTTTGCTGCTGGCGAAAATCCACTGCTTGCCCTTCGCACTGACGGTAGTTTTCATGTCAGCACACCAAAATTGGATGATGTCGAAACACTGCCGCTCTCCACCTTTTTCCCGGAGCGAAAGTACATTTCTCTTCTCGAAGTCTTGGCTACGGTGGATCAAGCGACGGGCTTTCTCGATGAACTCAATCACTGGCAACCAAAATACCAGCCAGCGAAACCACCCAAGAAAGTTTTCTTCGCCGGCATCATCGGTTACGGTTGCGACATCGGGCACAGGAAGCTCGCACAGATATCGAAAAAGATCAACGAAAACGAGCTCGACACTGCGGTCAACTGGTATTTTTCGTTGGCGAATATTCATAGCGCTAACGATCGCATCTTGCAGTTTGTCGACCGGATGGAATTGCCCAACCTCTACCGACAGCATCCCGACATGCTGCATACCTCCAGTGATGGGCAGAAATTTGAAGTCGCGGTGGATTCGTTAAATTCCAATTACTCGTTCAAATATCTGGGCAAAGACAAAGGCGTTAGCGTAATCAGTTTTATCGACACGCGCCATTTGTTGTGGCATTCCACTGTGATTACGTCCGCCGAGCGCGAAGCGGCCTACGTGATCGACGGCTTGATGCACAACGACGTGATCAGGAGCGACATCCATTCAACCGACACGCATGGTTATTCCGAAGTCATCTTTGCCTCCATGTATTTGTTGAACTTCGTGTTTGCGCCACGCATCAAGGGCATTGGACGGCAACAGTTATACGCGTTCAAAAATCGTAAATTCTACGAAGAGCAGGGACAAGCCGCGCTCCTGCCGCACCGCGCGATCCGCGATGAGTTGATCGAACCGCAGTGGGATGAAGTTTTGCGTTTCATCGCGACCATCCGGTTGAAAGTGGCGACGGCGTCACAACTTTTTAAACGCTTGAACTCGTATTCCAAACAACATCCGTTGTACCGGGCGTTGAAGGAATTTGGAAAATTACCGAAGTCGCATTTTATCTTGAAATACGTTGACGACCCGGTGCTTAGACAGTCCATTGAGAAGCAACTCAACAAGGTCGAAGGCTCGCATAAATTTGCCAAGGCCATCTCCTTCGGCCACAATCATGAGTTCATTCAAAGCGAGAAAGAAGATCAGGAAATCGCGGAGGGCTGCCGACGGCTCATTAAGAATGCGATCATCTGTTGGAACTATCTTTTTCTGACACGCGCGCTGGAGGAAGAGTCCGATGAGAAGCGCAAAGCTGAATTGATTGAAGCGATCCGCAACGGATCAGTGGTCACATGGCGGCATTTCAACTTGCATGGGGAATTCGACTTCTCGGACGACAGAATGGTTGATTCGATAGGATTGACCGGATCTAAAAATAGGCCGCCACGGCGTTGGTGCACTTCAAACTCGAAAAGCGGTGATGTTACGATGCGGCCTCAATTTTACTGA
- a CDS encoding Tn3 family transposase: protein MGLKDLPRELSTFELQAFFTFSRSEHEVINLRRSDTHKLGLALHIGFLRLSGRTLNAIRVVPASLWIHLGKELGVPPPEVASLKAMYRRGRTFFDHQQLAQETLGFGWPTDHQRRSFVHALRDEAIRFSDKDQLLNFARRWLYDRHFLIEHDRALRSQIVAALNLLEAETGATIATTVPCALLDKWHDSLAQFRPDGQIQQSWLWEAPAKHSTVQISQVFERLNLLYSLDIHKHLGDLSDLIVRRYARQLANRPPSVGARIKEPRRTVEVACFLRYCLFTTTDQAISMIQRRVTDLWRLARDEVPDTVNWAVLYKKLIADLAGLTAQGDLTNDQLRLRVIELVQLNEQAKPPSRASLVRERLFDGIRPVRSLLAEIGKLPWQADEGNPVLAALNALLKLYADKVRELPAEMNVPHLGRVWLSAITGEDRDKAMRALEVATLFSLRRCIRNGSVWVNHSLLFRGRARLFFTPERWAAESKRHYTRLNLPPKASTFLAPLLVRVRAGVAAVAQAAREGKLRVDDELHLTAMPAEDEDPKVIELRSQLDKRLGEVQLPEVILQVDAQVRFSWIMLGREPRSTEELLMVYAGILAHGTSLTSAECARMIPQLSAVSIRQAMRWAGDERRLSQACSAVLEFMQRQPIAATWGRSDLASSDMMSMETTKRVWQARLDPRRNTPSIGIYSHVRDRWGISYAQPFVLNERQAGVAIEGVLRQERMETSQLAVDTHGYTDFAMMLARLVGFDLCPRLKELKQRHLFLPRGMDIPAEIAAVCDASIDIDLIEKHWDTLVHLAASVMNGNASAVAALARFGSAARGEPVYEAGVQLGRLLRTAFLADYFVNTPFRQELRRVLNRGEAVNALKRAIYTGRISPAQAKRADEMQAVADGLSLLANTVMAWNTMQMQGVVNRWANRRQIIEADIMAKIAPTRLSGINLRGVFRFPVERYAADLMPSLVPTINAVNS, encoded by the coding sequence CTGGGTCTGAAGGACCTTCCGCGTGAACTTAGTACCTTTGAGTTACAAGCGTTTTTCACTTTTAGTCGTTCAGAACACGAAGTAATCAATCTGCGCCGAAGCGATACCCACAAATTGGGACTTGCTTTGCATATCGGATTTTTACGTCTGAGTGGGCGTACACTCAATGCGATTCGTGTTGTCCCTGCGTCACTCTGGATTCACCTGGGCAAAGAGCTTGGCGTACCACCTCCTGAGGTGGCATCACTTAAAGCCATGTACAGACGTGGCAGGACATTTTTTGATCATCAACAGCTCGCTCAAGAAACGCTAGGCTTTGGTTGGCCTACTGATCACCAGAGGCGTTCCTTTGTGCATGCCTTGCGCGATGAAGCCATCCGATTTAGTGACAAAGATCAACTGCTTAATTTTGCCCGGCGCTGGCTGTATGACCGCCACTTTCTCATTGAGCATGACCGCGCATTGCGCAGTCAGATCGTCGCAGCACTAAATTTGCTTGAAGCGGAAACTGGCGCGACCATTGCGACAACCGTCCCCTGTGCCTTGTTGGATAAGTGGCACGACAGTTTGGCCCAATTTCGTCCAGATGGTCAAATTCAACAAAGCTGGTTATGGGAAGCCCCTGCCAAACATTCGACTGTACAGATTTCCCAAGTGTTTGAACGGCTCAATCTGCTCTACAGTCTCGATATTCACAAGCACTTGGGTGACTTGAGTGATCTCATCGTGCGCAGGTATGCTCGTCAATTGGCCAATCGGCCGCCATCGGTGGGTGCCAGAATTAAAGAACCCAGACGGACCGTAGAAGTGGCGTGTTTTCTGCGCTACTGCTTATTTACCACCACTGATCAGGCTATCTCGATGATTCAACGCCGAGTGACGGATCTGTGGCGTTTGGCAAGAGATGAAGTGCCTGATACCGTCAACTGGGCAGTGCTCTATAAAAAATTAATCGCAGATTTGGCTGGATTGACTGCACAGGGCGACCTCACCAATGACCAGTTGCGCTTGCGCGTGATAGAACTGGTTCAACTCAATGAACAAGCCAAACCACCGAGCCGTGCTTCCTTGGTACGCGAGCGTCTATTTGATGGAATTCGACCAGTACGCTCTTTGTTGGCCGAAATTGGTAAGTTGCCCTGGCAAGCTGACGAGGGAAATCCGGTTCTCGCTGCTCTCAACGCGCTTCTCAAATTGTATGCTGACAAAGTGCGGGAGCTGCCAGCGGAGATGAACGTACCTCATCTTGGGCGGGTCTGGTTATCGGCGATTACAGGTGAAGACAGAGACAAGGCGATGCGCGCATTAGAGGTCGCCACCTTATTTTCGTTGCGTCGTTGTATCCGTAATGGCTCGGTATGGGTGAATCACAGTCTTCTTTTTCGTGGACGGGCGCGCCTATTTTTTACACCAGAACGCTGGGCAGCGGAGTCTAAACGACACTATACTCGGTTAAATTTGCCGCCCAAGGCAAGCACGTTTTTAGCCCCGCTACTTGTCCGAGTACGTGCTGGCGTGGCGGCTGTGGCACAAGCCGCCAGAGAGGGCAAACTACGTGTTGATGATGAGCTGCATCTCACGGCAATGCCTGCCGAAGATGAGGATCCTAAAGTCATTGAGCTACGTAGTCAGCTCGACAAGCGGCTGGGCGAGGTACAGTTACCTGAGGTTATTTTACAAGTGGATGCCCAGGTTCGGTTCAGCTGGATCATGTTGGGACGCGAACCACGTTCGACTGAAGAACTGCTGATGGTCTACGCCGGCATCTTGGCACACGGTACCAGCCTAACATCGGCCGAATGCGCGCGAATGATACCGCAGTTGTCGGCCGTCAGCATTCGTCAAGCAATGCGCTGGGCAGGCGACGAACGCAGGTTGAGTCAGGCCTGTAGCGCAGTGCTGGAATTCATGCAACGTCAACCGATTGCCGCAACTTGGGGACGATCAGACCTGGCATCTTCGGACATGATGAGTATGGAGACGACCAAACGCGTTTGGCAAGCCAGACTTGATCCCCGGCGCAACACGCCTTCCATTGGAATTTATTCTCATGTGCGCGACCGATGGGGTATTTCGTATGCCCAACCTTTTGTGTTAAATGAGCGTCAGGCTGGGGTTGCGATTGAGGGGGTCTTACGTCAGGAGCGAATGGAAACCAGTCAGTTGGCAGTGGATACCCACGGCTACACTGATTTTGCAATGATGCTGGCGCGCTTGGTCGGCTTTGATCTTTGCCCTCGTTTGAAAGAATTAAAACAACGCCATTTATTTTTGCCGCGTGGCATGGATATTCCAGCTGAAATTGCTGCGGTATGCGATGCGTCCATCGACATCGATTTAATTGAAAAACATTGGGATACTTTGGTGCATTTGGCGGCATCGGTGATGAATGGGAATGCCAGTGCAGTGGCGGCATTGGCGCGATTTGGTTCTGCTGCCCGTGGTGAACCAGTCTATGAAGCGGGTGTTCAACTCGGACGATTACTGCGCACCGCTTTCCTGGCCGACTACTTTGTGAATACTCCCTTCAGGCAAGAACTGCGTCGGGTACTTAACCGTGGTGAGGCAGTCAACGCTTTGAAGCGTGCCATCTATACAGGACGCATCAGCCCGGCACAGGCCAAGCGAGCAGATGAAATGCAGGCGGTGGCCGACGGTTTGAGTTTGTTAGCCAACACCGTAATGGCATGGAATACGATGCAGATGCAGGGAGTAGTGAATCGCTGGGCAAATCGACGGCAAATCATTGAGGCAGACATTATGGCCAAGATCGCTCCGACGCGCCTAAGCGGTATCAATTTACGGGGAGTTTTTAGGTTTCCAGTGGAGCGTTACGCTGCAGATTTGATGCCTTCACTGGTACCGACGATAAATGCAGTGAATAGCTAA
- a CDS encoding DUF1269 domain-containing protein gives METKDSPVHIFNSHIEAEEAIQTLSKAGFDMKNLSLIGKGYHSEEHPLGFYTLGDRVKTWGGNGAFWGAIWGLLLAPAVFFLPGLGVMAMAGPIAAALVGALEGAVVVGGVSALGAVLVNIGVPNDQIIKYETALKVDKYVLLIHGDTEEVAKAYSILANSSSWKTA, from the coding sequence ATGGAAACCAAAGATTCACCAGTGCATATTTTTAATAGCCACATTGAAGCAGAGGAAGCCATACAGACACTCAGCAAAGCTGGCTTTGATATGAAAAATCTATCCTTGATCGGTAAGGGCTATCACTCCGAAGAACATCCTCTGGGGTTTTATACCTTAGGCGACCGGGTAAAAACTTGGGGTGGCAATGGCGCATTCTGGGGTGCTATCTGGGGACTGCTGTTGGCTCCTGCGGTGTTCTTTTTACCTGGCCTAGGTGTGATGGCGATGGCAGGTCCAATTGCAGCTGCGCTCGTGGGAGCGCTTGAGGGCGCTGTCGTTGTCGGTGGTGTCTCTGCTCTGGGAGCCGTATTAGTGAACATCGGAGTACCCAACGACCAAATTATTAAATATGAGACTGCGCTCAAAGTGGATAAGTATGTTTTGCTCATTCATGGCGATACCGAAGAAGTGGCAAAAGCGTATTCCATCTTAGCTAATTCCTCTTCCTGGAAAACCGCGTAA
- a CDS encoding helix-turn-helix domain-containing protein, translating to MCRFILDRFDRSTSEELKVTHEAISNNLGARRESITDASKKLQSAGLLQCRRGYITILNRKALEEIAGECYEVARIEFDRM from the coding sequence CTGTGCCGTTTTATCTTAGATAGATTTGATCGTTCGACCTCCGAGGAATTGAAAGTGACGCATGAGGCAATCTCCAATAATTTAGGTGCACGCCGAGAAAGTATTACGGACGCATCCAAAAAATTGCAAAGTGCAGGCCTGCTCCAATGTCGACGCGGTTACATCACAATATTGAATAGAAAAGCGTTGGAGGAGATTGCTGGGGAGTGTTATGAAGTAGCCAGAATAGAATTTGATCGCATGTAG
- a CDS encoding transporter substrate-binding domain-containing protein: MSEFVHFNALAQDDRTLHISTLICADPATYVAEKILETAYRSLGWNLKVHYLPGERSLRSANNGEMDGELYRKFGMENDYPNLLVVLVPLLTYEIVIFTNGIRFIVNGWDSLRPYTIGYVRGIKIIEQNAVGMKLEPAPKIRQAFQKMLLGRSDIVVANRVSGLAALREMNQTNATILMPPLTTFSVFHYLNKKHRTLVPGLTTVLQKMYKDKTIESIQNSVMFKLQKGD; encoded by the coding sequence TTGTCAGAGTTCGTTCATTTCAATGCTTTAGCGCAAGACGATAGAACCCTACACATTTCTACTCTGATTTGCGCAGATCCTGCTACGTATGTCGCCGAAAAAATTCTTGAAACCGCTTATCGCAGCTTGGGCTGGAACTTGAAAGTCCACTATTTACCCGGCGAGCGCTCGCTCCGTAGTGCCAATAACGGTGAAATGGATGGTGAGCTATATCGTAAATTTGGCATGGAAAACGACTACCCTAATCTTCTCGTCGTACTGGTACCATTACTTACTTACGAAATTGTTATATTCACTAACGGTATTCGTTTCATAGTAAACGGTTGGGATAGTCTACGTCCCTACACAATAGGTTATGTTCGAGGAATAAAAATTATCGAGCAAAACGCTGTGGGAATGAAACTAGAACCTGCTCCTAAAATACGTCAAGCATTTCAGAAGATGTTATTAGGTAGGTCGGACATTGTGGTGGCAAATCGTGTATCTGGATTGGCAGCCCTGCGTGAAATGAATCAAACTAACGCCACCATATTAATGCCCCCACTTACTACTTTTTCAGTATTTCATTATCTCAACAAAAAGCATAGAACATTGGTGCCCGGTCTGACTACTGTTCTGCAAAAAATGTACAAAGACAAAACGATAGAAAGTATTCAGAATTCAGTTATGTTTAAATTGCAGAAAGGCGATTAG
- a CDS encoding sterol desaturase family protein — MQIFSLEQTKVTYQIDFAFYGLTSFVLAVSLLALSPREHIVKLALLAIMGFLSWTLIEYVLHRFVLHGIRPFSTWHAEHHQRPTALICTPTILSATLIFGLVFLPILILTDLWQAYASTFGILIGYLIYTITHHAMHHWHTEHMWLLKRKRQHALHHQRSKKLSQFGVTSGFWDHIFYTK; from the coding sequence ATGCAAATTTTCAGTCTTGAACAAACTAAAGTGACCTATCAAATTGATTTCGCTTTTTATGGACTTACATCGTTCGTGCTAGCAGTATCTTTGCTAGCTTTAAGTCCACGAGAACATATAGTCAAATTGGCACTATTAGCGATAATGGGCTTTTTAAGTTGGACATTGATCGAGTATGTGTTGCATCGTTTTGTACTGCATGGTATTCGTCCTTTCAGCACGTGGCATGCTGAGCACCACCAACGACCTACGGCTTTAATTTGTACTCCTACCATACTGAGCGCTACATTAATTTTTGGATTGGTATTTCTACCAATATTAATCTTAACTGATCTGTGGCAAGCGTATGCGTCAACCTTTGGCATTTTAATCGGCTACTTAATTTATACAATTACGCATCATGCGATGCACCACTGGCACACTGAACATATGTGGCTGTTAAAACGGAAACGTCAACATGCATTGCATCATCAACGCTCAAAAAAACTTAGCCAATTTGGTGTAACAAGTGGCTTTTGGGATCATATTTTTTATACCAAATGA
- a CDS encoding heavy-metal-associated domain-containing protein, with protein MHLENLKVTGMTCDDCSNKVAQALKAVPGVNEVTVSFQDGEANVQYDEVKCSPDQLKEAVKVAGLGVDPGNIAAGMTPKNC; from the coding sequence ATGCACTTAGAAAATTTAAAAGTAACAGGAATGACTTGTGACGATTGCTCCAATAAAGTAGCACAAGCGCTAAAAGCAGTTCCCGGCGTAAATGAGGTAACAGTGTCGTTCCAAGACGGCGAAGCTAACGTGCAGTATGACGAAGTAAAGTGTTCACCAGATCAATTAAAAGAGGCTGTCAAGGTAGCGGGACTCGGGGTGGATCCAGGGAATATTGCTGCGGGCATGACGCCTAAAAATTGTTGA
- a CDS encoding hemerythrin domain-containing protein has product MPLKITDAISLLVSDHQTVKALFEQFNELSDRSKVSKKKVADAICRALLIHAQIEEEIFYPAVKEVIESDELMDEAEVEHASAKELIEQIQDMDPDDDLYDAKVKVLSEQIEHHVREEEDEMFPSVRKTRLDLVTLGEEMSERKEQL; this is encoded by the coding sequence ATGCCGCTCAAAATTACAGATGCTATCAGCCTTCTAGTCTCAGATCATCAAACGGTAAAGGCTTTATTTGAACAATTTAACGAACTAAGTGACCGATCAAAGGTAAGCAAAAAAAAGGTTGCGGATGCAATTTGTCGTGCTCTACTAATTCATGCACAGATCGAAGAGGAAATATTCTATCCTGCGGTCAAAGAAGTAATAGAAAGTGATGAGTTAATGGATGAAGCGGAGGTAGAGCATGCGAGTGCTAAAGAGTTGATCGAACAAATTCAGGACATGGATCCAGATGATGATTTATATGATGCAAAAGTGAAAGTGCTCTCCGAACAAATCGAACACCATGTTAGGGAAGAAGAGGATGAAATGTTTCCTTCGGTCCGAAAAACGAGATTAGATCTAGTAACCCTCGGTGAAGAAATGAGCGAACGGAAGGAGCAACTTTAA
- a CDS encoding PRC-barrel domain-containing protein yields the protein MNYESRDTLGMYAINGSGNNKGPGPELMGANTLIGDNVHNAEDEHLGEIKEIMLDVRTGKVAYAVLAHGGLFTIGAKLFAVPWSALKLDTENKRFVLNIQKERFENAPGFDSDHWPDMADSTWIENLHNFYDTSRSSQ from the coding sequence ATGAATTACGAATCACGCGATACCTTGGGTATGTATGCGATAAATGGATCGGGTAATAATAAAGGTCCTGGCCCTGAATTAATGGGAGCTAATACCCTGATTGGCGATAATGTTCATAACGCTGAGGATGAGCATTTAGGGGAAATAAAAGAAATCATGCTTGATGTACGAACAGGTAAAGTGGCTTACGCCGTTCTTGCTCACGGTGGCCTATTTACCATAGGCGCAAAACTCTTTGCAGTTCCATGGAGCGCACTTAAACTAGATACTGAAAATAAGCGGTTTGTATTGAACATACAGAAGGAGCGTTTCGAAAATGCTCCTGGCTTTGATTCAGATCACTGGCCAGACATGGCCGATAGTACTTGGATTGAAAATTTACATAATTTCTATGACACGTCGAGGAGCTCGCAATGA
- a CDS encoding CHRD domain-containing protein has protein sequence MKSQFSKKYSRTKLSALLLGCSVFLSVSSAYATETKVNLVGSEETPAVQTSAQGSGSIIVNKDRTVSGMVMTTGLAGTMAHIHLGAEGRKGPPIITLVKSGDGSWAVPSGSILTEEQYASYKAGNLYVNVHSAENKDGEIRGQLKP, from the coding sequence ATGAAAAGCCAGTTCTCAAAAAAGTATTCGCGAACTAAATTGAGTGCATTATTGTTAGGCTGTAGTGTATTTCTTAGCGTTAGTTCCGCTTATGCAACTGAAACAAAAGTAAATTTGGTAGGATCAGAAGAAACTCCGGCAGTGCAAACTTCTGCGCAGGGCTCGGGGAGTATCATCGTCAACAAGGACAGAACTGTGAGCGGTATGGTTATGACTACCGGGTTGGCTGGAACGATGGCTCACATACATTTGGGCGCTGAAGGAAGAAAAGGTCCGCCGATTATTACCTTAGTCAAGTCTGGTGATGGCAGTTGGGCAGTGCCATCAGGATCAATACTTACCGAAGAACAGTATGCAAGTTACAAAGCAGGAAATCTTTATGTCAATGTTCATAGCGCAGAAAATAAGGATGGAGAAATCCGGGGACAATTGAAGCCTTAA
- a CDS encoding IS66 family insertion sequence element accessory protein TnpB: MSIAAIALHYRLNANMLRTWLTAHERATAMEQPGSSAVRPVAEFIPLQLAGKPETVATQDIVIEVRRGAATITVRWPSASAAECAGWLQNWLR; encoded by the coding sequence GTGTCGATTGCAGCGATTGCGTTGCATTACCGCTTGAACGCCAATATGCTGCGAACTTGGCTGACAGCCCATGAACGGGCGACGGCAATGGAACAACCAGGATCGTCGGCAGTCAGACCAGTAGCGGAATTTATCCCGCTTCAATTGGCGGGGAAACCCGAAACCGTTGCGACGCAGGATATTGTTATCGAAGTCAGGCGAGGCGCAGCAACCATCACGGTTCGCTGGCCGAGTGCCTCTGCTGCTGAATGTGCCGGTTGGCTGCAGAACTGGTTACGATGA
- the tnpB gene encoding IS66 family insertion sequence element accessory protein TnpB (TnpB, as the term is used for proteins encoded by IS66 family insertion elements, is considered an accessory protein, since TnpC, encoded by a neighboring gene, is a DDE family transposase.) — MAAELVTMIRIESIWLATEPIDMRVGMDTALARVVKVFGAARPHHAYLFANKRSTRIKVLVYDGFGIWLATRRLNKGRFVWNNGTTVCVDLNHDQLRALVTGLPWENLTYDHAISVL; from the coding sequence TTGGCTGCAGAACTGGTTACGATGATCCGGATCGAGTCGATCTGGCTGGCGACCGAACCGATAGATATGCGCGTCGGCATGGACACTGCTCTGGCCAGGGTGGTCAAGGTGTTCGGTGCAGCACGCCCTCATCATGCCTATTTGTTTGCCAACAAACGCTCGACACGCATCAAGGTCTTGGTCTATGACGGATTTGGTATTTGGCTAGCAACACGCCGCCTGAATAAAGGCAGGTTTGTCTGGAACAACGGCACAACAGTTTGTGTCGACCTCAACCACGATCAACTTCGCGCATTGGTGACCGGACTACCATGGGAGAATTTAACCTATGACCATGCGATATCCGTGCTGTAG